One genomic segment of Brassica napus cultivar Da-Ae chromosome A3, Da-Ae, whole genome shotgun sequence includes these proteins:
- the LOC106387964 gene encoding 25.3 kDa vesicle transport protein-like isoform X1, whose product MVKLTIVGRVEDGLPLAQDQTYVNQQDNVSFLFYKEQAELLLKQISKNPLLRPKMTILLDHHSFHFLVEKKICYIALSDSSYPRKLLFHYLQDLQKELDNFGETTLIQTTSKPYSFVRFSKIIGRIRKQYMDTRTQANLSKLNASRKQELDVVTEHLNDLMQRRQLSATSEISSLDRRMSVSTIWCSRYLQDIALKWTPVTIIILVILVIFKSSLIMTDDYLISNMI is encoded by the exons ATGGTGAAGCTAACTATAGTTGGAAGGGTTGAAGATGGATTACCGCTAGCACAAGATCAAACCTATGTAAACCAACAAGACAACGTTAGTTTCTTGTTCTACAAAGAGCAAGCCGAACTACTCCTAAAACAAATTTCCAAAAACCCATTGTTACGTCCAAAGATGACCATCTTGCTTGATCATCATTCTTTCCA CTTCCtggtggagaagaagatatgCTACATCGCGCTATCTGATTCGTCCTACCCAAGAAAGCTACTTTTTCATTACCTGCAGGATCTTCAGAAGGAACTTGATAATTTCGGTGAGACAACACTTATCCAAACAACCTCAAAACCCTATAGCTTCGTGAGGTTTAGTAAGATCATAGGGAGAATAAGGAAGCAATATATGGATACGAGAACACAGGCTAACCTATCGAAGTTGAATGCTTCGCGGAAACAAGAACTTGATGTAGTTACTGAGCATTTGAATGATTTAATGCAAAGACGACAACTCTCAG CAACATCAGAAATATCGTCTTTGGATCGTCGAATGTCTGTTTCAACCATTTGGTGCTCACGATATCTTCAg GATATTGCGTTAAAATGGACACCCGTGACGATCATTATTCTCGTTATTCTTGTTATTTTCAAATCAAGCTTGATTATGACAGatgattatttaatttcaaacatGATATGA
- the LOC106387964 gene encoding 25.3 kDa vesicle transport protein-like isoform X2: protein MVKLTIVGRVEDGLPLAQDQTYVNQQDNVSFLFYKEQAELLLKQISKNPLLRPKMTILLDHHSFHFLVEKKICYIALSDSSYPRKLLFHYLQDLQKELDNFGETTLIQTTSKPYSFVRFSKIIGRIRKQYMDTRTQANLSKLNASRKQELDVVTEHLNDLMQRRQLSEISSLDRRMSVSTIWCSRYLQDIALKWTPVTIIILVILVIFKSSLIMTDDYLISNMI, encoded by the exons ATGGTGAAGCTAACTATAGTTGGAAGGGTTGAAGATGGATTACCGCTAGCACAAGATCAAACCTATGTAAACCAACAAGACAACGTTAGTTTCTTGTTCTACAAAGAGCAAGCCGAACTACTCCTAAAACAAATTTCCAAAAACCCATTGTTACGTCCAAAGATGACCATCTTGCTTGATCATCATTCTTTCCA CTTCCtggtggagaagaagatatgCTACATCGCGCTATCTGATTCGTCCTACCCAAGAAAGCTACTTTTTCATTACCTGCAGGATCTTCAGAAGGAACTTGATAATTTCGGTGAGACAACACTTATCCAAACAACCTCAAAACCCTATAGCTTCGTGAGGTTTAGTAAGATCATAGGGAGAATAAGGAAGCAATATATGGATACGAGAACACAGGCTAACCTATCGAAGTTGAATGCTTCGCGGAAACAAGAACTTGATGTAGTTACTGAGCATTTGAATGATTTAATGCAAAGACGACAACTCTCAG AAATATCGTCTTTGGATCGTCGAATGTCTGTTTCAACCATTTGGTGCTCACGATATCTTCAg GATATTGCGTTAAAATGGACACCCGTGACGATCATTATTCTCGTTATTCTTGTTATTTTCAAATCAAGCTTGATTATGACAGatgattatttaatttcaaacatGATATGA
- the LOC106386598 gene encoding transcription factor LAF1-like translates to MGKMTKSGERPKQRQRKGLWSPEEDQKLKSFILSQGHACWTTVPILAGLQRNGKSCRLRWINYLRPGLKRGTFSAEEEETILTLHSSLGNKWSRIAKYLPGRTDNEIKNYWHSYLKKGCLKSQPQLKTQRSNLTESSSSPVSCGKRNPETLDHVISFQTLPEKPYTPPSQGSNKNMMDSNNMPKLFFSEWITSSDPHVNYSSEFTDSLHINQTQNRSEDEELVMIKNSYSSLEDDVMFRTEFQQPHHEYANYYTSEDFFINSDVTYI, encoded by the exons ATGGGGAAGATGACCAAATCCGGAGAGAGACCAAAACAGAGACAGAGGAAAGGGTTATGGTCACCTGAAGAAGACCAGAAGCTCAAGAGTTTCATCCTCTCTCAAGGCCATGCTTGCTGGACCACTGTTCCTATATTAGCTG GATTGCAAAGAAATGGAAAAAGCTGCAGATTAAGGTGGATTAACTACTTAAGGCCAGGATTAAAGAGAGGGACGTTTagtgcagaagaagaagagaccatCTTGACCTTACATTCTTCCTTGGGAAACAA ATGGTCACGAATTGCAAAGTATTTACCGGGAAGAACAGACAACGAGATTAAAAACTATTGGCACTCATATCTGAAGAAGGGATGTCTCAAATCTCAACCacaactcaaaactcaaagGTCAAACCTAACAGAATCATCTTCTTCACCAGTTTCTTGCGGAAAAAGAAATCCAGAAACCCTAGACCACGTGATCTCCTTCCAGACACTTCCAGAGAAACCTTATACACCACCATCACAAGGAAGCAACAAAAACATGATGGACAGCAACAACATGCCTAAGCTCTTCTTCTCGGAGTGGATCACTTCTTCAGATCCTCACGTCAACTACTCCTCCGAATTTACAGATTCATTGCATATTAATCAAACTCAAAATAGAAGTGAAGACGAAGAACTGGTGATGATCAAGAACAGCTACTCTTCACTTGAGGATGATGTCATGTTCCGTACAGAGTTTCAACAACCCCATCATGAGTATGCTAATTATTATACTTCTGAGGATTTCTTCATCAACAGCGACGTAACTTACATCTAA
- the LOC106387957 gene encoding ADP-ribosylation factor-related protein 1-like: MFSLMHGLWSYMFSKTEFHVLILGIDKAGKTTFLEKLKTIYSISEGLPHDRIVPTVGLNIGRIEVSNAKIVFWDLGGQPGLRSIWEKYYEEAHALIYLIDAACPSRFEESKSALEKALRHEDLQGAPLLILANKQDLSNAVSAEELDRYLDLKKLDERVYMFEPVSGYDGRGIKESVEWLVGVMERSKRTETLRARTGYVPVPSS, translated from the exons ATGTTTTCTCTGATGCATGGACTGTGGAGTTACATGTTCAGCAAGACTGAGTTCCATGTCCTCATTCTTGGTATCGACAAAGCTGGCAAGACG ACGTTCTTGGAGAAGTTGAAGACGATCTACTCAATCTCTGAAGGTCTTCCACATGATCGTATTGTCCCCACTGTTGGCCTTAACATTGGTCGTATTGAAGTCTCTAATGCCAAAATTGTGTTTTGGGATCTCGGCGGTCAG CCTGGTTTGCGCTCGATTTGGGAGAAGTATTATGAAGAAGCACACGCATTGATATATTTGATCGATGCAGCTTGCCCTTCCCGCTTTGAAGAGTCTAAATCTGCTCTAG AAAAAGCACTGCGGCATGAGGATTTGCAAGGAGCGCCTCTTTTGATATTGGCAAACAAGCAA GATCTCTCAAATGCTGTTTCGGCTGAGGAACTGGATCGATATTTGGATCTGAAGAAACTGGACGAAAGGGTGTACATGTTTGAACCAGTTTCTGGATATGATGG AAGAGGAATCAAGGAAAGTGTAGAATGGCTGGTGGGTGTGATGGAGAGAAGCAAAAGAACCGAAACACTGAGAGCTCGTACGGGATATGTTCCTGTCCCATCTTCCTAG
- the LOC106387958 gene encoding protein phosphatase inhibitor 2: MTDPKKGRVQWDEANIVEIESNKPVRQKITEPKTPYHPMIHDDDDDEGSLSPRGGRSFNECVDDMQRAEDLRNVLNGEAVSSGKGSGSGGGGWSSAEDEEADPLDDEGLEGEKNERFSELRRVHYDEFHKVKELRSLGSFYEEEEEGEDDGASKAETTTSPHSEGRVNKEVEAARKSSSSSS, encoded by the exons ATGACTGATCCAAAGAA GGGGCGTGTACAATGGGATGAAGCCAATATTGTGGAGATTGAATCTAACAAGCCTGTTAGGCAGAAGATCACTGAGCCTAAGACTCCTTACCACCCCATGattcatgatgatgatgatgatgaag GTTCTCTCTCTCCTAGAGGAGGCAGATCGTTCAACGAATGCGTTGACGATATGCAACGTGCGGAAGATCTGAGGAATGTTCTCAATGGTGAAGCAGTTTCTTCCGGTAAGGGGTCTGGTTCTGGTGGTGGCGGCTGGAGCTCGGCGGAGGATGAAGAAGCAGATCCATTAGATGATGAAG GTTTGGAAGGTGAGAAAAATGAGAGGTTCAGTGAACTCAGAAGAGTACATTACGATGAGTTCCACAAGGTGAAGGAACTGAGGTCCCTAGGGTCCTtctacgaagaagaagaagagggcgAGGATGATGGTGCGAGTAAAGCAGAGACAACGACCTCACCACACAGCGAAGGCCGCGTTAACAAAGAGGTAGAAGCAGCGAGGAAGTCATCTTCATCCTCCAGTTGA
- the LOC106387956 gene encoding 3-hexulose-6-phosphate isomerase-like, with protein MCLGLWFKLHDRRSYNQSNLICPHTSMANEKLHEMSRLSSQICNQISSVFSNPTDPYPPPLDLLVTELTGVSRRGARVFLHGVGREGLMLKAFAMRLFHLGLSSHLVSDMTTPPISSPDLLIASAGPGGFSTVDAICSVAKSAGAKVVLITAQPETGSCVKHATDVCYVPAQTMASDGGGATEKGERPLLPMGSVYEGALFVLFEMVVYKLGEVLGESPESIRCRHTNLE; from the coding sequence ATGTGTCTAGGCTTATGGTTCAAATTGCACGACCGAAGATCATATAATCAGTCGAACTTGATCTGTCCACACACATCAATGGCGAACGAGAAACTCCACGAAATGTCGAGACTATCCTCTCAAATCTGCAACCAGATCTCCTCCGTCTTCTCTAACCCCACGGATCCTTACCCACCGCCGCTTGATCTCCTCGTGACGGAGCTCACCGGAGTCTCCCGCCGCGGCGCTCGCGTCTTCCTCCACGGCGTCGGACGCGAAGGCCTCATGCTCAAAGCCTTCGCGATGCGTCTCTTCCACCTCGGCCTCTCCTCTCACTTAGTCTCCGACATGACCACGCCTCCGATCTCGTCTCCCGATCTCCTCATCGCATCGGCGGGTCCCGGAGGATTCTCAACCGTCGACGCGATTTGCTCAGTCGCGAAATCTGCCGGCGCTAAGGTTGTGCTCATCACTGCGCAGCCGGAGACGGGGTCTTGTGTGAAACATGCGACGGATGTTTGTTATGTTCCGGCGCAGACCATGGCGAGTGACGGCGGAGGTGCGACGGAGAAGGGAGAGAGGCCGTTGTTGCCGATGGGGAGTGTGTACGAAGGAGCGTTGTTCGTGTTGTTCGAGATGGTTGTTTACAAACTGGGTGAGGTTTTGGGTGAGTCCCCTGAGTCAATACGGTGTCGTCACACCAATTTGGAGTAG